The DNA sequence TAGAACATTTCCAAATAAACCGATACGGACATTTTCCAAATAAACTGATACGGATATGAAGACGTTAGATAAAGGATAGGATAGGGaagcagggatggcgcagtggtgagagcgcTCGCCTCTCACCACCGGGTctcgggttcgattcccggaccCTGTggcatatgtgggttgagtttgttgttggttctcttccttcgagaggtttttctcctggtactccggttttcccctctcctcaaaaaccaacatttcccAATTTCAATTCGATCTGGATTATTGTCAGCACTTTGTCATGAGCCTCTGGCTCGGGTGATTGCGCAAGCACTCCCTGTATTCGAcattaaatttgcatttacgTTTACGTAAACAACCCATTGAACGTAACATGTAGTGCCCTTCGTGGACTTAATTGACCATTCCCCTTTGCGGCTTTTCGGGGTCacagtgaaacaaacaactcaaTTAAACTAGACTGACTAAGAAttccaactggcaggaggcagaccagttggctttgCATGATTGTAGCCGCGAGGAGGTGAACCAGagactacctggaacaaaaaaaaattcaactggtGGTTAATTAAAGTGGAACTTGAAATCGGAATCACCGGATTTCAAGTCCAAAGGCCACGCTGCCTTCAACTTCATTTCAATTTGACAAATATGTGACATCTGTTTATAAATTTGATCTTTAGGTTCCTCCGATAACCGAGGCCTTTGTGATtatcttttgacatttgtgtCATTCCTGCTGTTTATTTGTACCTTGCCTCTCTCTCTGTGCTTCTGCGTTAAGGTAAGATTATCTGGTACGCTGGGTCACCTACATCCGCAACCTTGTTCTCAGAGTCTTTCATCTATCCACCTTAAAGGGAGGGCTTCCCTATAGGATGGGGAGTTGAAACATTATGGGAGcgaaacacaaaaaaaacataactAGTTTGTATAGCAGTCATGAAAATCGGAGCAACAAGCTCCCGTCTTAACAAGTGTAGGATTCTAATTTGTAACAGGACCTCCACAAGAGGAGATAAGCTGTTAAAGTTTTGGTAAAGTTGCTGGTATATTTCAGCTTGCAATGTACCGGCTACGTGCACCAACTTGTGCAATATTCTGTCGTGATAATGGCATgcctttctttaaaaaaaagaggattGGCGTTAATAAAGTGTGAGCGttgtattgtttttgcatttaaCAAGATGAAGAAGAACACTTTCTTGTAACAGGAGGGAAATATAACTAACTGTCCTTTTCAACAGATTGTGCAAGAATATGAAAGAGCTGTGATATTCCGCCTTGGCAGATTGCTCCCAGGAGGCGCAAAAGGACCAGGTAGAGTTGTACTCATAACGAGTTTTCCACCGATGTGGATTACAGCGTGTCTGTTTAGTTCTAAAAACTCTTCCATGTTGGCAGACCTTCAAGACAGGCGAAACTGTTTGTTGATGGTGAAGTCTTGTCACATgccaattaacaattagacccgtagcccaaaagggctacgggtcaatagcccatgaggcgaagccgaatgggctattgatccatGGCACTTGAGGgcaaagggtctaattgttttagtatcacccaactagttggacagaaaaaagcaataaaaaattcagccaaaaaatatatatatttatttgggaataaaacgaaataaataggtttacaaaaccggcgaacttcgctactcgatgactattactaatagacctatagtagcgtagccagtcaaaatgcaggatttgcattagtccactagttgggcgATACCAATTTCCAATAGACCCTTATCACGCAGTCGCCactttggatttgaaacgaggctggacggGCATAAACAAGGAACTCGAAAGTAATTATGCATTCCAAAGATGACGCGCGTATTGTTTGTGCCCGTCCAACCTCGTTTcgaatccaaaatggcggctgccgcaactttgtttcctttttagggagcttaagcaaacaagacgtcgacggaagcgagagcgttatctgaaaatgtatcttcgcgtttctgcaatcatttttcaattattcaaagtcattatgcttgaaaatgtgttctaactatcctggaattaaattggaaccagcgctggggacataagaagacaaaattgaacatttgtcatgaTATGCTCACATCGTCCCCACAACTActaaacaggtcatttcacgtcgtggaatgAACGacaacgtcttcaaaatgtcaaaagatgaaaatgcacgtgcaaagcgtgtaaaaatactgtttttcattgtcaaatattaaaatttgtgGAGTTTTTgatgccgtcgtcgtcgtggttgcttaagctcccttttgATACTTCTGGACGGTTTAGAGGAAGAGACGAAGGTACACTCGgcgctgttttattttcttttttttggcaggCATGTTCTTTATCTTCCCGTGCATTGACTCCTACCAGAAAGTGGATTTGAGAGTGGTCTCATTCGATGTTCCACCACAAGAGGTATGGCTTGCATATTGCAGTTTCCCCTTTTCCAGATTAGTGACAACAAATTGAAGTAATGCAAAGAGTAGAGGTGAAGGGAGCAGAGGGTCGGGCAGCTTCAGGGGTGGGATGGGAAATAGGATAGGGTTGAGCACCATGCATAACGCAGAGGTCAGAGAAaccatttaaaataaaaacaaaatataaataaaatgttgaGATAATTATGTTGTTGGATTAAGTTACCTTCTCGGAGGTGATCACTGAGATTTGCCAGGTCAGTTGTTTAGCTTTATGTCCTCTCCAATGTGTAATATTGCAGGTTCTGACAAAAGACAGTGTGACTGTCGCGGTAGACGCAGTTGTTTACTTTAGAATTTACAATGCCACCATGTCAATCACCAATGTGGAGAATGCCAATCGTTCCACTCGTCTCTTGGCGCAAACCACTCTGCGTAATGTACTGGGAACTAAGAACCTCAGCGAGATTTTGAGTGAAAGAGAAAGCATTAGTGATACAATGCAGGTGAATAATGTTACTATGCCTTAATTCAAGTCGCTAGCACAATATATTAGCGACTGTTAAAgaagtgaataataattacttaaaGCAACGTTTACCACTTGTAGTTAAAACAACGAAGGCAACTACAAGTTACTTTCTTCTGAGGAGCTGTTGCGTAAATCATGTAAAACATATGAATGCATTAAAAGTCGTGGTTTTAACTCTGATTTGCcttctcaccaaaaaccatcATTTGATTTTATCTTAGATTAGCggatttcaaatgactgtcgaaaaaccaataccagattgctccgaccaatcacaacaggagcaaacagcgcgatgaaccaatcagaattcctggTACtgaattacctgtaacttgcccaaagcgcgggaaaaatcgcctGTACAAACTGcgattggtttttgttttgcttctaaTTAGTTGAAAACTAGTGTGAGAGTTTTAAGGCAATCAGTAAGCATAGCGTTCGTAATCGcctaattactttcgacagtcatttcaaAACCGCTCTACTTGAATTTTAGTTatagtttgatttgtagtctccaCAAGAAGTAAAACGCTTGCACTCAGATGAATAACTCTCACAGTTAATactcattattgttattataacgTATTAATTGTTCTGTTGATATCGGAAAAGTAACTTACTTTTGTTTACTTGAATGGTATTGCAACGAATAGTTCACTTGTTTCTTTAGTCTTCTCTGGATGAAGCCACTGATCCATGGGGTATGAAGGTGGAGAGAGTTGAAGTGTGAGTCAATTGCTTAGTTTAGTTTCCTATGAGAGTAACTGTAGAAAATGATTCTCTTACTAAAAAATATCATTCTATAGAAAGTGGTCCTCTAGGCACATATCTCTGTCGTTTGCTACAATTGCTCAGTTTAGTTTCCTATGAGAGTAACTTActaaaaaatgtcattctatAGAAAGTGCTCCTCTAGGCACAGATCTCTGTCCTTTGCTAAAACTCGTTCGTTTAGcgacagttttttttccttgaagaaaTCTACTCGCTTATTGGCCCAGTAAGCGAGTAGATGATGAAAGTACTTTGAGAAACCTAAATCGAAATTCGTTATGTTTGGTGTGCAGAAAGGACGTTCGTCTTCCTCAGCAGCTGCAGAGAGCCATGGCAGCAGAAGCTGAAGCCTCCCGGGAGGCTCGCGCAAAGGTAAGTTCTTCTAAGTCATTTAATGACGTATGTTCTTTATGGGAGGTTCGGCGACATAAGAGCTTATGCccatttttttcctctggCCACTTACCTTGGACTTCAGCGGTCTGATTGTAAAGCTTCAGAAGTACCTAAAAGTTCACAAGCTTTTGAGTATCTGAGAATCctccgtgtttttttttttggttgtttgtttttttttttgccgagcgagtttttaacttaaaaagttGTGAAGCAAATACGCCTCGAACCGGCTTCATTCAGACTACACGCATgcttgaaagagagggttcaCTTCCAAACCACATTGCACACCTTTTTGCGCTGTTTCTTCTGGAGACCTAACCTAATGTGCACGGGTCTATGTTAATCCCGTGGCTTGAGTGCACATTGTTTTCTGCTTGCAGGTGATTGCCGCCGAGGGAGAGATGAATGCATCTCGTGCACTGAAAGAGGCTGCCGAGATCATCTCTGAGTCACCGTCAGCCTTACAGCTGCGCTACTTGCAGACACTCACCACTATTTCAGCTGAAAAGAATTCCACTATCCTCTTCCCACTGCCAGTCAACTTTTTGTCCAGATTTCTTCCgaatgaaggaaaataacaaaatgaagATTTAAGCGAGTTTTCTTTGACGGTGTGCTCTGAAATTCCAGATGATTGTGCCTCTTGCGTGAAAATAGAACTAAAGGTTCATGGCTTAGAAGTGCATTGATGTCTAATTGTATTTCTACTTTTAATAGTATATGTAGTCTAAGTTTAGTGCACAGAGGTAGATGATGTATACTCGAGGAAAGAACCTGtcggaaagaaaaaacacgaatACAAAATCATTCGTGTTGTTTGGATTTGATTGCTTTTCATTTCTGAGCCGTGGTTGGCTAATGACGATCGCGAAATTCTTCCCTGCCAAAGTTCCGGTGCTGTGTATCAGAACCATTACTATTTCTCATAACACGGATCTCGACACGACGAACTTGAAAAGTAGCTCATgcgaaaacaaagaagaaagaaaataacgTAACTCGCAGGTTCTTTAACCGAGAATATCCGATGGTTGTTTTCATTCCTAACAATAGGTAATGTTTCAGTTACCTTTAGGAATGTTTAAGTTACCTTTGCAACAAAAGATTGTTGTTTGTTCGAGAACATTGATGTCAGTAGATGCACACTTGTAAGGCGTTCTGGAGTCTAGAATCGTGAAACGTTTTGCATTTGAATCCTGGAAACCTAGGCTTTGGAATTCGTGAAAAACTCTTAGAAATCCGAACTCCTGCTAAAATTTAGAATCGCGCAGTTACGACTGGAATCCAGGACCTGAAACCACGACTGCCTTGGGCTAGCTTGCGTGTGCCCGTTGAGTTGATTTCCTGTTATGTAAGCTCTACTCTAGGGGAGTATAAAATGTATTTGCAGTGGAAGGACTGGAtcagtgtttttgtttgtgttgtaaCAGAATGACAGATTCTTTCGCTACTTAGTGAATAAATGAAAAGCACAATCAAAGCAATTTTCTTGAGCGTTGAGAAATGTTACATTGTGTGAAAAGCGTTGTTGTCGAGGGAAACGATCAACGATTAACTTGATACTCCAAAATTATGTGCTGCGAGAACGCGCGTGACATTtatttgtcacgcaatgtgTTCTAGTGGCATGAGGACCGCGGTGCGTTCTCCTGTGGCGGCAACACCTGCCTCCAAACCAACATCTCCACAGTTATCGATATTCCGGGTGGAGGTATCACCTTTACATCGAAATACACCTATGTCAGCGAGAATGTGGTTTAGCCTATCAAATGCCACGCATTTCACAAGGTCTATATCGGAGAAAACGGATAGACGCTTGGGTGACAGATTTAGGGAACATCTAAGCTCCACAAGGCTACCAGACTCCGATCTTCTTGTTGGACGCCATTTTGCCTTCCCTGGGCACACAACTCAAGACATGCTTGTTTCTGTAATCCGTTCGAGTTTCAGGGATGCCACAGACGGACGTAGTTTTGAGGCCAGAATTATTTTCAGACACCGCACCTTACACCCAGGTGGTTTCAATGCGGACTTTGGTTTCATAAAAAGTCGCTTCAAACGTTGCgagttttgtctttatttaaGTGTTACCTTGCACGCGCAGTTTTTAGTTGCTTTCAAACCACTTATGAAGAGGGAGTATCCTCGAAACGTATGGTTCACATTTAAAATTCTCGTGCGCAGATCTGAACTTTCCTAGATCATTCATCCGCATTATTGCGCATCACAGTTTCTCAGAAAATTTGTTACGAAAGATTCCGTCACCTGCGTTGCGATGGTCTGGACCGAGTCATGAAGCGGAAGACCTGTCTATTTTGTCTATTTGGTGAAGTTTTCTTTAATGCGGGTTTCACCACGGCTTACGGTTTCGCGGATTTCTATTACGGCTTAATTAAGGACTTAAACGATTTTCAAGCAAGGTTTCAAGGACGCAGATGTGAGTTTTCTATCAGCGAAATGATTCTTTCTTATTTGCATTCTATTTCGCTCGTCTTTGTAAtgctaaattttatttatttagtgtttttttatACCACATCACTCAACGCTTCGCTCACGGAATCGTTTGCTACGCCTCTTGCCGTCACCTTGTTTATCTGTGGATTTGGTCTTATTGACAGTGTGCATTGACGAATTTCTGTGGACTGGAATTAAACCAAGTTATTGTTTATATTTGTGGATTTATTGTTGCGCAAGATCGTTTCAATGTGGCGGTTTTGCTGCCACCAGTTGTGAGACAACTGTGAGTCAGTCGTTGAACCAGATTGTGAGCACAAGGTAATTGTGGTGAAAAGGTCAAAATCATGcaatgaaatcaatcttgatttgtaatttgcataatatatGTACGTTTCAGAAAACATTGACAGCTAGCGCGAAGTGGATCGCTATGGAGGGGTACAAGGTAAGGTGACTGCGAAAAATGGCTTTATCGAACGTGGTAATGCATTTTCAAATCTTCATGTGTTTGACATATTAGCTCCATCAGCGACTTGGCAAAGGCGCTCaagggtctgtgtttctcgctgaaaacaaacaagacaagaaaatgtacgttttgaaaaaggtgaGCTGATAATGATCATCGATCATGActtgataattaattttctgtCCATCCGAAATTGTTCTGTTTGCATAAATGCagcatattttattttgttatcgGTCATACTGGGTGTGCAGGAAGGGAATTTTAGACAAAGAACGCTTCTCGAACGACTCCAGCTCCAAGCATTATTTTTAGCTTGGTTTCAAACTTAACAATTGGTTCTTGTATGTCATTATTAATGACACAAGCATTCCACGGTCGTCTGCTTTGGTGTTTTCTTAGCAACCATACAAGGAGCAATACTTTTTGGATGTAAAAATTCTCTTTGAGCTGCGAAGGTCAATTGTTCCTTTCCTGTTAAGTCTTATGTTTGGGTTGAAACAAATTCCTTTGAAGTAAATTACATTGAATTAAGTGTTGTTTTCAGACGTCAACAGGGTTTAAGCTTATTACAcatgcaaaaagaaagcaaagatcTTAAGTAAGCACATTTAATCCAGAATGTTTTATGAACTGTTGAATCAGGACTGAAAATTTAGAAACTGTTCCTTGAGtttcttcattgttttaagtATGGTAGCAAACTTGTCCACGACATTGCTTGTGCCCAGAAAGGCCACTGCCATTGCTCTTGACCTTATTCCTCAAAGCATTGTGTTTTCGAGTACAGAGTTCTGCTGTTGTGAGCTCTTGGTTTATGACTTTGCGCTTTGTAGAGCGATTTCATCGAAGCTCACATGTAGTCAGTTATTATGCTTGATTGAGTCACATGGAGATCTTGATAAATTAAAGGAATTAATATCACATTGGCTTCAACAAGATCTTAGGTTTTGACATGAAtagtttcatttcattctcTTGTACCAAGTCATACTCATCCAAACACAGTTTGTCAATTTTTACAGTGATCTGTCAAATAATAAGTCCACTGAGAGCAAAATTGTGAAGGACAAATTTTGctcctcttttcttttgtttgttgctgATGGAAGATTCTCATGGCCATTTTGGCTTTTGAAGCACACTCTTTCCTTTCATAAGAATATATTTTATAAGAATATTAAGgccaaaatttgcaaaattttaagaatatgTTAATAGTAAACCTGAGGCTGACATTGTGAAAAGAATATGGTTTCATGCATTGAAAATCTCTAAATACAATACAAGGCAATGTTTTAACTTAGCTGTATGAAATTATTCCTTTCTCTAAGTGGCAAAACTAGCCAAACAAAACAGTCTTGACCAACATGTTCAATCATGAGCAGTACTTACACAAGAAaagagtttttctttttttttcttttttttatattttattggAGACAGCGTGGCCAAGTGGTCAGGGTGCCAGACTTGAAATCTGGTTGGAaatcccgagttcaagtcccgctctgaccactagctggatttgatCTAGGTAGTCCTTGGCTCAACTCCTTGGCTTTGTTTGTATATAGTcaactggtttgcctcctgccagCTAGGATTCTaataacctgttaagtttgtttcaaagtgGTGTAcctgtgaactagcttgagAGCTAAGTGCACTTTCTGctgtaaataaagaatttaGATTTGGATTTCAATTTTGCTATTGCCCTACAGTAAGTCGACAGGACTAGACAAAAAAGCGTTGATTAATGCCCTAGTGAAGACCATGATACATCAAGGAAAAAGAACTACTCTCTAGAGCAGTCCTAATTGAGCCtttacttttaaaattatCAATGAATAAAAAGTTACTATATTAAgacatttcttttaatttgttagGTTGAATGTAATGATGAATGTGAAGCAAATAAAGCATTCAAAgaggtttgaaaatttttggaTAACGTCTTACTTGTATAAGGGAGTTTAAGTAATTTTTTGACGTGGTTTGCCAAACAaggacgtgaaattttcattgttgaggttctgacgacaatgTGAGTCCGCAGCAGtgatctttcattttttgcctttgCATTTGTGCCAAGCAAGCAAAAGGGCAGTTTGCCAATTTTATATAACGTGATCAACGTGGAATTGTCGCAAAGCacttaacctaacgcaaagttctatgttgatgtgacgtttttgttgcagcagctgtcgtagcttcttaaactccctattctCTTGCAGACTCCTAACATTACAACAATGTGCATGTCTTGCATTGAATGTTCTTctttaaacattattttttaggCAGTGGCGTTACAAGAACTTCAGCATTCAAGCAAACATCCATACATATGTGGTTACAAGGAATTCTTTGTCACATGGGATAAAGAGGTGTCAACTATTTCTTGTTTAATCTTATGGCTGTCATTAAAATGGACCCAAGAAAGTTTTGCCCCAAAAGTTAGTATGAAGGGGCCAGTTGGGTCATTATTTGGGATCATCCCGAGAACCCAGCAAAGAGTTACCAGCCCTGAAGTAGCCACTGATAGGGACTTTCATACTAGAACATTAATCCAGTGGAAAGACTTACCTGAACAGGCACTTGCTTCCAAGGACCAAACAGCCTTGGGTCAGTGCCCTGCCAGGGAACTGCCATAGAAAGTCCAATTTTAAGAGGATTAACTTGTCACACAAACTGTACCATGCATTACAGCCATCATTTGATTTGGAACATTCAACAATTTCTCTGTGATGTCTTATGCATAGTGATTTATTCAGTGACATCTCTTCTTAGGAAGCTGCCATGTTTGTGTGTATTGTGATGGA is a window from the Acropora palmata chromosome 1, jaAcrPala1.3, whole genome shotgun sequence genome containing:
- the LOC141897851 gene encoding band 7 protein AGAP004871-like isoform X1, which encodes MQLSPISEGYREAARGDEKELLSESKDGHVDDNGSSDNRGLCDYLLTFVSFLLFICTLPLSLCFCVKIVQEYERAVIFRLGRLLPGGAKGPGMFFIFPCIDSYQKVDLRVVSFDVPPQEVLTKDSVTVAVDAVVYFRIYNATMSITNVENANRSTRLLAQTTLRNVLGTKNLSEILSERESISDTMQSSLDEATDPWGMKVERVEVKDVRLPQQLQRAMAAEAEASREARAKVIAAEGEMNASRALKEAAEIISESPSALQLRYLQTLTTISAEKNSTILFPLPVNFLSRFLPNEGK
- the LOC141897851 gene encoding mechanosensory protein 2-like isoform X2 translates to MQLSPISEGYREAARGDEKELLSESKGSSDNRGLCDYLLTFVSFLLFICTLPLSLCFCVKIVQEYERAVIFRLGRLLPGGAKGPGMFFIFPCIDSYQKVDLRVVSFDVPPQEVLTKDSVTVAVDAVVYFRIYNATMSITNVENANRSTRLLAQTTLRNVLGTKNLSEILSERESISDTMQSSLDEATDPWGMKVERVEVKDVRLPQQLQRAMAAEAEASREARAKVIAAEGEMNASRALKEAAEIISESPSALQLRYLQTLTTISAEKNSTILFPLPVNFLSRFLPNEGK
- the LOC141897851 gene encoding mechanosensory protein 2-like isoform X3, whose translation is MSMELNRKANAFQEPNGHVDDNGSSDNRGLCDYLLTFVSFLLFICTLPLSLCFCVKIVQEYERAVIFRLGRLLPGGAKGPGMFFIFPCIDSYQKVDLRVVSFDVPPQEVLTKDSVTVAVDAVVYFRIYNATMSITNVENANRSTRLLAQTTLRNVLGTKNLSEILSERESISDTMQSSLDEATDPWGMKVERVEVKDVRLPQQLQRAMAAEAEASREARAKVIAAEGEMNASRALKEAAEIISESPSALQLRYLQTLTTISAEKNSTILFPLPVNFLSRFLPNEGK